A stretch of DNA from Spirochaetota bacterium:
TTAGCATGGGCGGAGGCCTGCCGCGTGAAAATCCCGTCCCGAAACACCGCCGTTATCTCCCCGGCGATCTTTTCGATATCGACGGGAGCCTTCTCATTTTTCTTGTGCACGAAATAATGATACGCGACGTGAAGCAGGGCCCCGTCCAGCAGATTGGCGGTTAATTCGACGTTCAGGTCTTTGCGGACGTTTCCCGCGCGAATCCCGAGCTCGAGATCGCCCTGAATAAGGGTGTAAATCCTTTTTTCCATCTTCCTGATGATTGACTCGAAGTCCCTTTGAAGCCCGTGTCCCATGCGCAGCACTATGTTGCACATTTCACGGTCGCTTTCGAAGAACACGAGCGTCATGCGCACCCTGTGCCTGAAATAGTCCACGGGGTCTATCGTCTTGATGGATACCCCGGTGATGCCCGTGGACACCGCGTTCTCCCATTGCCGGTAAAAATTGTCGAGCAGGGTGGTGAAGATATCATCCTTGTTCTTGAAATACTGGTACACGGTGCCGCGCGCGATGTCGGCGGCCTTCACGATGTCGCTTATCTGGGTCTCGTAGTAGCCATTCCTTGAAAAAAGTCTCTTGGCAACCTCGAGTATCTGTCTCTTCCGCTCTTCCGCATTCATTGTTCGGATCCCTTGGCTCTCTATCTTTCGCGAACCCTGACACATTGCGCCGATTATGTCAATTTCATTTTATCCCCGGGAACAGGATGCCGCCGGACATCGGTTTGAAAAGTCAACGGGTAAGCGGGAATAGCGAACGCCGCGTTTCACACACAATCCGGGAATGTGAATTTGCAGTAAAATCTGCTTGATAGGCGGACTTTTCTATAGTAGGCATTTTGCATGAGTATCGTGAAAAAATTCTCTGCGTCCATTCTTGTCCTCGGTATTGCGATATTCGTTGCGGGCTCTTGTTCCCGAAAGCCGCGCGTGTGGATATACGCGAGCATCTATAAGGAAGTAATCGCGGAGATGAAGCCCCTGCTCGAAAAGGCGCTGCCGCCCGGTGTCGAGGTCATGTGGTTTCAGGGGGGAAGCGAAACCATCGCGAGCAAGGTGAATGCGGAGCTTGCCGCCGGCCGCACCCGCGCCGATATCATCCTTACCAGCGATCCCTTCTGGTATTACGAGCTGAAAATGGCCGGCATGCTCCTGCCGTACGAATGCGCCGCCGCGTCCGAGGTCCCGGGATATTTCATGGATCCCGACCGTCATTTCGCGGGCGTGAGGCTCCCGGTCATGGTGATCGCCTACAACCCGAAAGCACTCGACGAAAAGGACGCGCCCCGATCCTGGAAAGATATTATCGGCCCCCCGCACAAGGGAAAGGTCAGCATGCCCAATCCCCTCGAATCGGGATCGGCGTTCACTGCGGTCGCGATGCTCGAGCGGATGTTCGGCTGGGATTATTTCAGGGAGCTTCGCGCGCAGGACTTGCTGGTCGCCGGGGGAAACAGTTCGGTCATCACGCGCATGGAAACGGGAGAACGGCCGGTGGGCATCGTCCTCCTGGAAAACGTGCTCAAGGCGCGCCGGAAGGGCTCGCCCGTCATTCCCGTCTACCCCCTGGACGGGACCATACCGGTCATAAGTCCCATCGCCATCATGAAGGACAGCCGCCGGCCCGAGCTCGCGCGAAAAATCTACGACTGGTTCTTCACCGACGAGGCGCAGCGGGCCATCACGGCGGGATACATGTATTCGCCCCTGAAGCGGATGCCCGCGCCTCCCGGCGGCAGGGAGTTCGCCCAACTGGAACCGGGGCTCATGCCCTGGTCCCTCGAAATACAAAAGGAAATCTATTCCCGGCGGCAGGAACTTAAAAACACCTTTACGGATATTCTGCTGCGCTGATGGACCTTTCATTCCTCAATGAACCGGTGGTAAAGGAAGCCATAGTGCGGTCTCTCTGGCTGAGCCTCGCCGTGTCCGGATTCTCGGGACTGTTCGGGTGCGTCATGGCCTGGATCGCCTCCCGCACCGATGTCGCGGGGAAGGGCGCCCTCGCCACGCTGCTTTCGATCCCGTACGCGATTCCCGCCTACCTGCTGGGAATGGCCTGGATCGTGCTTGGCAACCCCGCGGTGGGAATACTCCGGGGCGTGTTTCCCTCCCAGGGCATTTACGGCTTCTGGGGAATGGTGCTCGTGGAAACCACCGTGGCCTTCGCGTTTCCCTACCTGGAACTGCGCGCCGGGTTCGACCGGCTTGATCCCTCGCTCGAGGAGGCGGCGCGCATGAGCGGCGCCCCGCCGTGGCGCGTATTCCGGGACGTGAGCCTGCCGCTGCTGTGGCCGCCGCTGCTCAACGGGATGAGTCTCGCCTTTCTCTATACACTCTCGTCGTTCGGAGTACCGGCGATGCTCGGCATGCCGGTGCGCGAGTTCGTGCTCACGACGCTCATTTATTCGCAGTTCAAGCTGGGCGGATTCCAGGGGCTCATGACGGGATTCAAGCTCGCCGCCCTGCTGCTCGTGATCGCGCTCGCCGTGCTCGTGTTCTCCAACAGGCTCATGCACGCCTATCGCAAACGGGCGGGCGCCTTCCTCGCGGCCCGCTCATCACGGCCCTCGCTCGTCCTCCTGGGACGGGCGCGCATTCCGCTCAGCGCGATCTCGTGGGCGCTCGTGGGCGTGATGCTCGCCCTGCCGTGGTGCGCGCTCGCCCTGTCGGCGCTGGCGCCCGTCGCCGGCACCTACGCGCCCTCGGCATGGACGCTGCGCAACCTGGGCTACGTGATCTCGCTCCCGGATTTCCGAGAGGCCCTGGTGAACTCGCTCACCCTTGCAGGGGCAGTATCGGCCCTGCTGGTCTTTGCCGGTTTCCTCGTGGCGTACGCCGCGGTGCGCAGGGGGAGCAGGGCGGCCCGATGGTGCATAGAGTCGCTCGGTGCCGGGTTCGCTGCCCCCGGCACCGTGATCGCGCTCATTATTATCATCGTATCCGCGCGGGTGAGCGTGTCTCTGGGCGATTACGGATTCATGGCCGATATGCCGCTCGTGTGGATGGGAATCGCCTACGCCGTCAAGTACGGGGCGCTCGGCTCCAGGATGCTCGCGGCCTCCTTCCGCCAGGTTCACCCCGCCCTGGAGGAATCGGCGCGGGTATGCGGCGCGGGCACCGCGCGCGTACTCGCCGACATATGGGCGCCCATCCTAAAGAAAACCATCGCGGCGGCGCTCTTCCTGAGCGCGCTGCCCATGTTCACCGAGCTCACCATGAGCGTGCTCCTCACGGGCCCGGGCGCCGCGACCCTGGGCACCGTATTGTTCCAGCTCCAGGAATACGCCGATCAGCCGTCGGCGGCCGCGCTCGCCTGGATGATCCTCACCGCGGCGCTGGCGGTCGCGCTCGCCGCGCGGGGCGGGAAGACCGTAGACATACTGGAGGAGCGTTCATGAACGTACTGCGTCTTACCGGGGTATACAAAAGCTTTGGACACAACGAGGTGCTGCGCGACATTTCGCTCTCGGTGACCCACGGCAGCTTTCTCGCGCTGCTGGGCCCCAGCGGCTGCGGGAAAACGACGCTCCTGCGCATCGTCGCGGGCCTCGAGGAGCCCGATACGGGAGAGGTGCTCCTGGATGAAAGAATCCTGTTTGGGGAAGGGAGTTTTCTCCCGCCCGAAAAACGGGGATTCGGAATGGTCTTCCAATCCTACGCGGTGTGGCCTCACATGACCGTGCATGAAAACGTGGAATACCCGCTCAGGATCAGGAAACTTATCAAGCCGGTCCGCGGGGAAAAGGTCGCCCGCGCGCTCGAGCTGGTACACCTGGACGGGTTGGGCGGGCGTTTCCCGCACCAGCTTTCGGGCGGGCAGCAGCAGCGCGTCGCCCTCGCGCGGGGCATCGTCATGGAACCGCCCGTGCTCCTGCTCGACGAGCCGCTCTCGAATCTGGACGCGAAGCTGCGCGCCGAGATGCGCCGGGAGCTGCGGGACCTGCACCGCGCGCTCGGGATCACGATTCTGTACGTCACACACGACCAGCGCGAAGCGTTCGAGATGGCGACCAGGGTCGCCGTCATGAACGAGGGGCGCATCGAACAGGACGGCTCACCCGAGGAGATTCGAACCCATCCCGCCCCGGGGTTCGTCGCGGATTTTTTATCGGACCATTGAGCCGCCCTTCGACTGCGCTCAGGGTGACTCCCCTTTGACCGCGGCCAGGGTGACCGTAGGGTCTCAGCAGGGGCAGGCATGATCCGCAAGCTAAAAAGCGCCCCCCATACCCCCCGGCGGGGGGCAACGACATCTGCCAATGGTAAAAAATGCATATTCTGCCGATTGTTGAAGTCCCCCTCCGGGGGATTTAGGGGGCCTCCTCAGGAAGTTTTCGTGATACAGGGAATGATCAGCCAGGGTGTTGCGGTGCGCGCGCGCGAAAAGTGATGAATTTGCGGTGTCTTATCTCCGACAATATTAATGGAAGCGGCGGTCCTCATGCCTGCGTATTTTCGCGGGATCCCGGGGACATGGATTACACGGATGGCACGGAAAGCTCACGGATGAATAAAAAAGTGGTTGATATCGCTGCATACAGGATCGAGAAAACCCTCCAAAAGAGCGGTTTTGCCGTAAAGAAAGACAAGAACAAGAATATCAAGCTCCTCATCAAAATCAATGCAAAATGACTTTTCACATGCGTGAGCGGAGCAATCTCACACCGGCGAGGTATCGGCATGGATGACTCCATCGAAGAAAAAAAGCTCAAACTGCGGGAAGAGCTCGACCGGCTCAAGTACGAATTCAAGGTCGAGCTCCCGAAGCGCATCGCCGAGGCCCGGACATACGGCGATCTCAAGGAGAACGCAGAATATCACGCCGCGCGCGAGCGCCAGGGGATGGTCAAGGCGCGTATCGCCCAGCTCTCGAACCAGTTCAGCCAGTTGTCCAATCTGAACCTGTCCGACATCTCAAAGGATAAAATCGGCTATGGTTCGACGATCGTGGTGCAGGACGTCGAAAGCGGCGACCGGCTCGAATTCACGCTTGTCGCGTCGAACGACGTCAAGCCCTCGGAGGGGAAAATCTCGGCAACCTCACCGGTGGGCATGGCCCTTCAAAATCACACCGTGGGCGAAACGGTCGAGATCACGATACCCGCGGGAAAAAGAAAATTCCTCATCGAGCGCTACATCACCATCCACGGCGGCGTATTCGAGATGGACCCCGAGGGCTGATTCCCCGGAGTCCTCGTTCGGTAAACCCGATCGTACGG
This window harbors:
- a CDS encoding TetR/AcrR family transcriptional regulator; translated protein: MCQGSRKIESQGIRTMNAEERKRQILEVAKRLFSRNGYYETQISDIVKAADIARGTVYQYFKNKDDIFTTLLDNFYRQWENAVSTGITGVSIKTIDPVDYFRHRVRMTLVFFESDREMCNIVLRMGHGLQRDFESIIRKMEKRIYTLIQGDLELGIRAGNVRKDLNVELTANLLDGALLHVAYHYFVHKKNEKAPVDIEKIAGEITAVFRDGIFTRQASAHAKPQRQ
- a CDS encoding ABC transporter ATP-binding protein, coding for MNVLRLTGVYKSFGHNEVLRDISLSVTHGSFLALLGPSGCGKTTLLRIVAGLEEPDTGEVLLDERILFGEGSFLPPEKRGFGMVFQSYAVWPHMTVHENVEYPLRIRKLIKPVRGEKVARALELVHLDGLGGRFPHQLSGGQQQRVALARGIVMEPPVLLLDEPLSNLDAKLRAEMRRELRDLHRALGITILYVTHDQREAFEMATRVAVMNEGRIEQDGSPEEIRTHPAPGFVADFLSDH
- a CDS encoding transcription elongation factor GreA, which codes for MDDSIEEKKLKLREELDRLKYEFKVELPKRIAEARTYGDLKENAEYHAARERQGMVKARIAQLSNQFSQLSNLNLSDISKDKIGYGSTIVVQDVESGDRLEFTLVASNDVKPSEGKISATSPVGMALQNHTVGETVEITIPAGKRKFLIERYITIHGGVFEMDPEG
- a CDS encoding extracellular solute-binding protein, whose translation is MSIVKKFSASILVLGIAIFVAGSCSRKPRVWIYASIYKEVIAEMKPLLEKALPPGVEVMWFQGGSETIASKVNAELAAGRTRADIILTSDPFWYYELKMAGMLLPYECAAASEVPGYFMDPDRHFAGVRLPVMVIAYNPKALDEKDAPRSWKDIIGPPHKGKVSMPNPLESGSAFTAVAMLERMFGWDYFRELRAQDLLVAGGNSSVITRMETGERPVGIVLLENVLKARRKGSPVIPVYPLDGTIPVISPIAIMKDSRRPELARKIYDWFFTDEAQRAITAGYMYSPLKRMPAPPGGREFAQLEPGLMPWSLEIQKEIYSRRQELKNTFTDILLR
- a CDS encoding iron ABC transporter permease, translated to MDLSFLNEPVVKEAIVRSLWLSLAVSGFSGLFGCVMAWIASRTDVAGKGALATLLSIPYAIPAYLLGMAWIVLGNPAVGILRGVFPSQGIYGFWGMVLVETTVAFAFPYLELRAGFDRLDPSLEEAARMSGAPPWRVFRDVSLPLLWPPLLNGMSLAFLYTLSSFGVPAMLGMPVREFVLTTLIYSQFKLGGFQGLMTGFKLAALLLVIALAVLVFSNRLMHAYRKRAGAFLAARSSRPSLVLLGRARIPLSAISWALVGVMLALPWCALALSALAPVAGTYAPSAWTLRNLGYVISLPDFREALVNSLTLAGAVSALLVFAGFLVAYAAVRRGSRAARWCIESLGAGFAAPGTVIALIIIIVSARVSVSLGDYGFMADMPLVWMGIAYAVKYGALGSRMLAASFRQVHPALEESARVCGAGTARVLADIWAPILKKTIAAALFLSALPMFTELTMSVLLTGPGAATLGTVLFQLQEYADQPSAAALAWMILTAALAVALAARGGKTVDILEERS